From a region of the Papilio machaon chromosome 26, ilPapMach1.1, whole genome shotgun sequence genome:
- the LOC106718728 gene encoding endonuclease G, mitochondrial, translated as MIPRRLIQVAQFGAVGLTGYYVGLIKNKNNLVDNSVVIDGKIIRHMPGLPIFGTVSAATPYTESGSTRVSQIMKYGFPGMDNIRSYDDFVLSYDRRNRVPHWVFEHLTKKHIEKNDQVDRSKCDFTPDESIHPFFRSQNSDYKGSGFDRGHMAAAGNHRLAQKHVEQTFYLTNMAPQVGEGFNRHSWNRLEKHVRKLTKVYDNVYCCTGPLYLPRKEVDGKWYIKYQVIGANTVAVPTHFYKVVVGEAPDGSLDMEAYVMPNQKIPDETPVSSFMVPPETIEKAAGLLFFDKIHRSKLSRINGRKA; from the exons ATGATACCAAGAAGATTAATTCAAGTAGCTCAATTTGGAGCAGTTGGACTTACCGGCTATTACGTCGGGcttattaagaataaaaacaatttagtaGATAATTCAGTAGTCATTGACGGTAAAATAATTCGACATATGCCTGGTCTTCCTATATTTGGTACTGTATCTGCAGCAACACCTTATACAGAGAGTGGATCTACAAgg GTTTCACAAATAATGAAGTATGGTTTCCCCGGCATGGATAACATAAGATCTTATGATGATTTCGTTTTATCATATGACAGAAGGAATAGAGTACCACATTGGGTATTCGAACATTTGACCAAAaaacatatagaaaaaaatgatCAAGTTGACAGGAGTAAATGTGACTTTACACCAGATGAGAGCATACATCCATTCTTCAG GTCACAGAATAGTGACTACAAAGGTTCAGGCTTCGATCGGGGGCACATGGCAGCAGCAGGTAACCACCGTTTAGCACAGAAACATGTTGAACAAACCTTCTATCTTACCAACATGGCCCCTCAG GTAGGTGAAGGATTTAACAGACATTCATGGAATAGACTGGAGAAACATGTGAGGAAGTTGACAAAAGTCTATGATAATGTTTATTGCTGCACCGGACCTCTGTATCTGCCCAG AAAAGAAGTAGATGGTAAATGGTACATTAAATATCAAGTGATAGGAGCAAATACAGTTGCGGTGCCGACACACTTCTACAAGGTGGTGGTTGGTGAAGCGCCAGACGGTAGCCTTGACATGGAGGCTTATGTCATGCCCAACCAGAAGATACCAGATGAAACACCTGTATCTTCTTTTATG GTGCCGCCAGAAACTATAGAGAAAGCTGCCGGACTGttattctttgacaaaatCCACAGAAGTAAACTAAGTAGAATCAATGGTCGTAAAGCGTAA
- the LOC106718722 gene encoding probable phenylalanine--tRNA ligase, mitochondrial → MTKLFIRNIRVSSINLYKNYTTITKPATSLKINDKEFVTDDYTNITPKILSYLNRDLHLKKDNPISIVRQRIVNYFYSSFTHGGNPIFSVYDNLSPVVTTKQNFDDLLIPEDHPSRTKSDCYYVNRKTLLRAHMTAHQSELLRSGLDNFLMIGDVYRRDEIDSTHFPVFHQVDAVRSQRKEQLFQEHSGLELFEPMFDSKNPHMFENSINDPNKQSCHSLEATKLMETQLKTHLIGLVHALFGDNVKHRWVDAYFPFTHPSWELEIFYENNWLEVLGCGIVRNEILANAGPNNTIAYAFGLGLERIAMALYKIPDIRLMWSEDSGFVSQFQNKKLNEKITYKAVSSYPQCTNDISFWLPSDVTIDTFTNNDFYDLVRDVGGDIIEQVKLKDKFVHPKTKKHSLCYSIIYRHLERTLTQAEVNKVHKEIEKAIVKAFNVVIR, encoded by the exons atgacaaaattatttattagaaatatcCGTGTGTCgtctattaatttatataaaaattacacaactATAACCAAACCGGCAACatcactaaaaataaatgataaagaaTTTGTTACCGACGATTACACGAACATTACACCAAAGATtttgtcatatttaaatagagaTTTGCACTTGAAAAAGGACAATCCAATATCTATAGTCCGGCAACGGattgtgaattatttttattcatctttTACGCATGGAGGGAACCCAATATTTAGCGTTTACGACAATCTATCTCCTGTGGTGACTACAAAGCAAAACTTTGATGATTTGTTAATACCTGAGGACCATCCAAGCAGGACCAAATCTGACTGTTACTATGTGAATAGGAAGACACTACTAAGGGCACATATGACCGCACACCAGAGTGAACTACTCCGCTCAGGTCTGGACAACTTCCTTATGATTGGTGATGTATACAGGAGAGATGAAATTGATTCAACACACTTTCCAGTCTTTCatcaa gTTGATGCAGTAAGATCACAAAGAAAGGAACAATTATTTCAAGAACATTCTGGATTGGAGCTTTTCGAGCCCATGTTTGACTCAAAAAACCCACACATGTTTGAGAATTCAATAAATGATCCTAATAAACAAAGTTGTCACAGTTTAGAGGCAACAAAATTAATGGAAACACAGCTTAAGACCCATTTAATTGGTTTAGTTCATGCACTATTTGGTGATAATGTTAAACATAGATGGGTTGATGCATACTTCCCATTTACGCATCCATCATGGGAAttggaaatattttatgagaaCAATTGGTTAGAAGTTCTCGGTTGTGGTATTGTACGGAATGAGATATTAGCAAATGCAGGACCTAACAACACAATAGCTTATGCATTCGGACTTGGTTTAGAAAGAATTGCTATGGCATTATATAAGATACCTGATATTCGATTGATGTGGAGCGAGGATTCAGGATTTGTATCACAATTTCAGAATAAGAAATTGAATGAAAAGATTACTTATAAAGCCGTATCATCCTATCCTCAGTGTACAAATGATATTTCATTTTGGCTGCCATCCGATGTTACGATTGACACATTTACGAATAATGACTTTTATGATCTAGTGAGAGATGTTGGGGGAGATATAATTGAACAG gtaaaattaaaagataaatttgttCATCCAAAGACAAAGAAGCATAGTCTATGttata